One Edaphobacter flagellatus genomic region harbors:
- a CDS encoding MFS transporter, giving the protein MPLETPNTGPVVAVANPTPSGFTPLRIPLFRDRWIASTVSSVGTWMQDTAGTWLMTSLTASPLLIALMQTAASLPVLLLGLLAGATADIFDRRKLLIFWQAWMLGSVAILAVLTLLGHISPWALLAFTFLLNIGSAMNNPAWQAIVPELVPRELIPDSVSLNAASNNLARALGPALGGLMVAGFANVFIGAGSVFLLNALSFAGVIWVLYNWKRTPLFKSALPSERIAGSIMTGLRYVRHAPELQASLARAFTFPFFISAIWSLLALVAKRDLNEGAIGYGILNGSLGLGAVLGATQLPKVRRRLTADQIIAVSTAFEAITLLVLAYVHRPWIIIPILIGSGFVWTSTMSTLNTSVQLAVPAWVQARALGTYLMTFQGGMAFGSILWGFVAEHTSTPTALAASACGLAVTYPFIRRFHILRGPIPDLTPHLSPRPAPQPAPFPIVDSQADDPVHSGPVRVSIEYRVPAENYAEFTHAIHQLRGVRLRDGAIRWGIYRDVIDPERLNETFLMESWLDYLRSRERITAADEAIRARVRALHKGNDAPKISYQIYAREITPHDAVED; this is encoded by the coding sequence ATGCCTCTTGAGACGCCCAACACTGGCCCAGTCGTCGCCGTCGCCAACCCGACACCAAGCGGATTCACCCCGCTCCGCATCCCGCTCTTCCGCGACCGCTGGATCGCCTCGACGGTCTCCTCTGTCGGTACGTGGATGCAGGACACAGCCGGAACCTGGCTGATGACCTCGCTTACCGCGTCCCCTCTGTTGATTGCGCTGATGCAAACGGCCGCATCGCTTCCTGTTCTTCTTCTCGGCTTGCTTGCCGGAGCAACGGCCGACATCTTCGATCGCCGCAAGCTGCTCATCTTCTGGCAGGCGTGGATGCTCGGATCGGTCGCGATTCTTGCCGTGCTCACGTTGCTTGGACACATCTCTCCGTGGGCGCTGCTGGCGTTTACGTTTCTGCTGAACATCGGCTCGGCGATGAACAATCCTGCGTGGCAGGCCATCGTACCGGAGCTTGTCCCGCGCGAGCTGATCCCCGACAGTGTCTCGCTCAACGCCGCATCCAACAATCTTGCCCGCGCGCTCGGACCTGCGCTCGGCGGACTGATGGTGGCAGGTTTTGCCAACGTTTTTATCGGTGCTGGCTCCGTTTTCCTCTTGAATGCGTTGTCATTCGCCGGCGTGATCTGGGTGCTCTACAACTGGAAGCGCACGCCGCTCTTCAAGTCGGCTCTGCCATCAGAGCGCATCGCCGGATCCATCATGACGGGGCTGCGCTATGTCCGCCATGCGCCAGAACTGCAAGCATCGCTTGCGCGGGCCTTCACCTTTCCATTCTTCATTTCGGCAATATGGTCTCTGCTCGCTCTGGTGGCCAAACGCGACCTCAACGAAGGCGCTATCGGATACGGCATCCTGAACGGCTCGCTGGGTCTCGGGGCCGTCCTTGGCGCCACGCAGCTCCCCAAAGTACGGCGTCGCCTCACAGCCGACCAGATCATTGCCGTAAGCACTGCATTTGAAGCCATCACGCTTCTGGTGCTGGCCTATGTCCATCGTCCGTGGATCATCATTCCTATTCTGATTGGCTCAGGCTTTGTATGGACCAGTACGATGTCGACGCTCAATACCTCGGTACAGCTTGCTGTACCGGCCTGGGTACAAGCACGTGCGCTCGGTACGTATCTGATGACCTTCCAGGGAGGCATGGCCTTCGGCTCCATACTCTGGGGCTTCGTTGCCGAGCACACATCCACACCAACAGCTCTGGCGGCCTCGGCCTGCGGACTCGCCGTCACCTATCCATTCATCCGACGCTTCCATATTCTTCGCGGCCCGATTCCCGACCTGACACCGCATCTCTCGCCACGTCCTGCGCCACAACCTGCTCCCTTCCCGATCGTCGATTCACAGGCTGACGATCCAGTCCATTCCGGTCCAGTACGGGTCTCCATCGAATATCGTGTCCCAGCAGAAAATTACGCGGAGTTTACGCATGCAATTCATCAACTGCGTGGTGTGCGCTTGCGGGATGGAGCCATCCGCTGGGGCATCTATCGCGATGTCATCGACCCCGAACGGCTGAACGAAACCTTCCTCATGGAATCGTGGCTTGACTATCTGCGTTCGCGTGAACGCATTACCGCAGCCGACGAGGCGATCCGCGCCCGTGTACGCGCGCTGCACAAGGGCAACGATGCGCCGAAGATCTCCTACCAGATCTACGCCCGGGAGATTACACCGCACGACGCAGTGGAAGACTAG
- a CDS encoding PadR family transcriptional regulator — protein MKIKSSKRSPVGLAVLTMLYEAPMHPYRMQQLIKERGKDEVINVGQRASLYQTINRLERDGLIVARRVTREENRPERTVYELTAMGEQAMFEWMRQILSTPSKDFPEFPAALSFLPVLTPSDAQRQLVQRVVALEAELKRIDDELAKVTFLPRLFLLEIELLRESLVTELKWVRSVVSDLRSGKLTWSKAWLHKMAAEFGSQHGETE, from the coding sequence ATGAAGATCAAGAGTTCAAAACGCTCTCCGGTTGGCCTGGCCGTTCTGACGATGTTGTATGAGGCTCCGATGCACCCTTACCGCATGCAGCAGCTGATCAAGGAGCGCGGCAAGGACGAGGTAATCAACGTAGGACAGCGGGCGAGTTTGTATCAGACGATCAATCGTCTGGAGCGCGATGGGCTGATCGTGGCGCGGAGGGTTACGCGAGAGGAGAACCGTCCGGAGCGGACGGTCTATGAGCTGACAGCGATGGGGGAGCAGGCGATGTTCGAGTGGATGCGGCAGATTCTTTCAACGCCATCGAAGGACTTTCCAGAGTTTCCAGCGGCCCTGTCGTTCCTGCCGGTGCTGACTCCGAGTGATGCGCAGCGCCAGTTGGTGCAGCGGGTTGTGGCGCTTGAGGCTGAACTGAAACGGATTGATGACGAACTGGCAAAAGTTACCTTCCTGCCGCGGTTGTTTCTGCTGGAGATAGAGCTATTGAGGGAGTCGCTGGTAACTGAGCTGAAGTGGGTTCGTTCGGTTGTGAGTGATTTGCGATCGGGCAAGCTGACGTGGAGCAAGGCGTGGTTGCACAAGATGGCGGCTGAGTTCGGCAGCCAGCACGGAGAGACGGAGTAA
- a CDS encoding FAD-dependent oxidoreductase, whose translation MEKKLRVLIIGAGTGGLCLAHGLKRAGIAVRVFERDRTRQDGLHGYRVGISPAGSYAMKQCLPPELFDLFVATCARAPRYFNMLTEQLSEVLSFDAPEGDDPIDSEKSVSRMTLRQVLLTGLEDVVEFDKKFERFDYNTDGTVTAFFEDGSNATGDVLVGADGAGSRVRKQRLPNARMEETGILSVGGKVAMTAEAKGLLSDKVFNGISLVMAPRGYGAILHVMEFKWDRHGVKTGVGGNDAELISQWPGMLYDNTRDYIMWGVWGARQRLPQDPTKLAQVQQLEMVKEMVKGWHPNMRRLIELTDPSTVFSINIRTSVPPEPWSSSCVTLLGDAVHTMTPGRGVGANTALRDAELLCRRLIEVRDAKAELVAALHAYEAEMLEYSRDAVIDSRKQMDAKDPIHKPVLGSVLLVGMRTGMRLVNAVPALKKKMAEKQMRLRKIKEESGLQKQASMA comes from the coding sequence ATGGAGAAGAAACTGCGTGTATTGATTATTGGTGCGGGCACAGGTGGGCTGTGCCTGGCACATGGACTGAAGCGGGCAGGGATTGCTGTCCGCGTCTTCGAGCGTGACCGCACACGCCAGGACGGACTTCACGGATATCGCGTGGGCATCAGCCCTGCAGGAAGTTATGCGATGAAGCAGTGTCTGCCGCCGGAGCTGTTTGACCTGTTCGTGGCAACCTGCGCGCGGGCTCCACGGTACTTCAACATGCTGACGGAGCAGTTGAGCGAGGTGCTGTCCTTTGATGCTCCTGAAGGCGATGATCCGATCGACAGCGAGAAGTCGGTGAGCCGGATGACGCTGCGGCAAGTATTGCTGACGGGGCTTGAGGATGTGGTTGAGTTCGACAAGAAGTTTGAGCGTTTCGACTACAACACCGATGGAACCGTGACGGCGTTCTTCGAAGACGGCAGCAACGCAACGGGCGATGTGCTGGTGGGGGCCGATGGTGCAGGTTCACGCGTGCGGAAACAGCGGTTGCCGAACGCCCGTATGGAAGAGACGGGCATACTCTCAGTTGGTGGGAAAGTTGCTATGACGGCTGAGGCGAAGGGTCTGCTGTCAGACAAGGTATTCAATGGGATATCACTGGTGATGGCTCCAAGGGGGTATGGAGCCATTCTGCATGTGATGGAGTTCAAGTGGGATCGCCACGGCGTAAAGACTGGAGTTGGAGGCAACGATGCCGAGCTCATCTCGCAGTGGCCGGGGATGCTCTACGACAATACGCGCGACTACATCATGTGGGGTGTCTGGGGAGCGCGGCAGCGGCTACCGCAGGACCCCACGAAGCTGGCGCAGGTGCAACAGTTGGAAATGGTGAAAGAGATGGTGAAAGGATGGCACCCGAATATGCGGCGGCTGATCGAGCTGACCGATCCATCGACTGTTTTCTCGATCAATATCCGTACATCGGTGCCGCCGGAGCCGTGGTCCAGCTCGTGCGTAACCCTGTTAGGCGATGCGGTTCATACGATGACGCCGGGGCGTGGAGTAGGAGCAAATACGGCACTGCGCGATGCCGAGCTATTGTGCCGCAGATTGATTGAGGTGCGTGATGCTAAAGCGGAGTTGGTGGCTGCGTTACATGCCTATGAGGCGGAGATGCTGGAGTACAGCAGGGATGCTGTGATCGATTCGCGTAAACAGATGGATGCGAAGGATCCAATCCATAAGCCGGTGCTTGGCAGTGTGCTGCTTGTCGGGATGCGTACGGGGATGAGGCTGGTGAATGCCGTCCCTGCCTTGAAAAAGAAGATGGCTGAGAAGCAGATGCGCCTGCGCAAGATCAAAGAAGAGAGTGGTCTGCAGAAGCAGGCAAGCAT